A stretch of Moorena sp. SIOASIH DNA encodes these proteins:
- a CDS encoding diflavin flavoprotein, protein MVVLTDRVQKRLTIETSEIAPDTTTIRSLDWDRDRFDIEFGLQNGTTYNSYLIRGEKIALVDTSHEKFRQLYLDTLTGLINPTDIDYLIISHTEPDHSGLVKDVLELAPDITVVGSKMAIQFLEDFVHQPFQRQIVKSGNQLDLGNGHILDFVNAPNLHWPDTMLTYDAGTKVLYTCDVFGMHYCSASTYDHNLSAIEADYRFYYECLMAPNARSVLSALKRMDKLGEVTTIANGHGPLLRHNVEQLVGNYRNWSQAKAKAEKSVVVFYVSDYGYSDRISQAIALGITKTEIAVEMMDLKSADPQEVQEAVNRAAGIVIGMPPTTNSTTTAAVSTVLAAVKSKQSVGLFESYGEDDEPIDPLRSQFRSLGLKEAFPGIRIKDTPSETTYKLCEEAGTDMGQWLSRDRLIKNMKSLDTDLDKALGRLSGGLYIITAKKGDVKSAMLASWVSQASFEPLGFTIAVAKDRAIESLMQVGDRFVLNVLEEGNYQDLMKHFLKRFKPGADRFAGVNTQTAENGSPILTDALAYLECKVTTRMECSDHWIVYSTVETGRVSKPESLTAIHHRKVGNHY, encoded by the coding sequence ATGGTAGTACTCACTGACCGGGTTCAAAAGCGGCTAACCATAGAGACTAGCGAGATTGCTCCAGATACCACAACTATTCGTTCTTTGGATTGGGATCGCGATCGCTTCGACATCGAATTTGGACTACAAAACGGCACCACGTACAACTCGTATCTGATTCGGGGTGAGAAAATTGCCCTGGTCGATACGTCCCATGAAAAATTCCGCCAGCTATATTTAGATACTCTAACCGGACTGATTAACCCTACCGATATTGATTACTTAATTATCAGCCATACTGAACCAGACCACAGTGGCTTAGTTAAAGATGTGCTTGAACTGGCTCCAGATATTACTGTGGTGGGCTCGAAAATGGCAATCCAGTTCCTGGAAGACTTTGTACACCAACCGTTTCAGCGGCAAATTGTCAAAAGTGGTAATCAGCTGGATTTAGGCAATGGGCATATCCTGGATTTTGTCAATGCCCCTAATCTTCATTGGCCCGACACCATGCTCACTTACGATGCCGGGACTAAGGTGCTGTATACTTGTGATGTCTTTGGCATGCACTACTGCTCTGCTAGCACCTATGATCACAACCTCAGCGCTATAGAAGCAGATTATCGATTTTACTACGAATGCCTGATGGCTCCCAACGCCCGCTCAGTACTATCTGCTCTCAAGCGGATGGACAAGTTGGGAGAGGTGACTACTATTGCTAATGGTCATGGTCCTCTACTGCGCCACAATGTAGAACAACTGGTAGGAAATTACCGCAACTGGAGTCAAGCCAAGGCCAAGGCAGAAAAATCCGTTGTTGTGTTTTATGTTTCAGATTATGGCTATAGCGATCGCATTTCTCAAGCGATCGCCCTAGGCATTACCAAAACTGAGATTGCTGTGGAAATGATGGACCTCAAATCCGCTGACCCCCAAGAGGTTCAGGAAGCAGTTAACCGTGCTGCTGGCATAGTAATTGGGATGCCTCCAACCACAAACAGCACCACTACAGCAGCAGTTAGCACGGTACTTGCTGCGGTCAAATCCAAGCAATCCGTTGGTCTGTTTGAATCCTATGGCGAAGATGACGAACCGATTGACCCCCTACGCAGTCAATTTAGAAGCCTAGGACTCAAAGAAGCGTTTCCTGGGATTCGGATCAAAGATACTCCTAGTGAAACCACTTACAAGCTTTGTGAAGAAGCCGGTACTGACATGGGGCAATGGCTGAGTCGCGATCGCTTGATCAAGAACATGAAATCCCTAGATACAGACCTAGACAAAGCCCTAGGTCGTCTCAGTGGTGGATTATATATCATCACGGCTAAGAAAGGGGATGTCAAGAGTGCGATGTTAGCCTCTTGGGTGAGCCAAGCTAGCTTCGAGCCTTTGGGTTTCACCATTGCTGTAGCCAAAGACCGGGCGATTGAATCCTTGATGCAAGTGGGAGACCGCTTTGTACTCAATGTACTCGAAGAAGGCAACTACCAAGACTTAATGAAACACTTCCTCAAGCGCTTCAAACCTGGTGCTGACCGCTTTGCAGGAGTGAATACACAAACAGCAGAAAACGGTTCCCCGATTCTGACCGATGCCCTAGCTTATCTAGAGTGTAAAGTTACCACCCGTATGGAATGTAGTGATCATTGGATTGTTTACTCTACCGTTGAGACAGGACGGGTTTCTAAGCCAGAGTCTCTGACTGCTATCCACCATCGGAAAGTTGGAAATCATTACTAA
- a CDS encoding diflavin flavoprotein: MNNTKPRDVQPLHIATDTLILRSRTWDRLKFEIEYALQRGTTANSFLIRADQIALFDPPGESFTEVFLKALQERLDPKLIDYVILGHLNPNRLVTLNALLKLAPEITFVCSNPGAKSLRTLFEKLEDKAIPEQELKILVMKGDDTLDLGEGHILDFIPTPNPRFPDQLCTYDPKTQILFTDKLFGAHVCGDQVMDEGWRVYNEDRRYYFDCLMAPHARQVETALAKLADFDAKLYATGHGPLVRYGFQELTESYGKWSKQQQAQEANVALIYASAYGNTGAIAQVIARGITKAGVSVESLNCEAADPEEIGAAVEKADGFIMGSPTLGGHAPTQVQTALGMVLSSATKTKLAGVFGSYGWSGEAIDLLESKFRDAGYQFGFETIRVKFKPTDKDLKYCEEAGTDFAQALKKAKKARKPKQPAGESSAARTEQAVGRLIGSLCVVTTKQQDLTGAMLASWVSQATFTPPGLTVAVAKERAVESLMHTGDHFVLNVLEDGKHLPLMKQFLKPFKPGEDRFGGINIEEADNGCPILSDALAYLECTVENRMECGDHWLVYGVVKNGKVLSDGVTALHHRKSGTYY, from the coding sequence ATGAACAATACAAAACCCCGTGACGTCCAACCCCTGCATATTGCCACCGATACGCTCATATTGCGATCGCGTACTTGGGACCGGCTCAAATTTGAAATCGAATATGCCTTGCAACGAGGTACCACTGCTAATTCTTTTCTAATTCGAGCTGATCAAATCGCCCTATTCGATCCACCAGGAGAATCTTTTACAGAGGTGTTTCTCAAAGCATTACAAGAACGCCTTGACCCAAAGCTGATCGATTATGTCATCCTCGGTCACCTCAATCCCAATCGCCTGGTTACCCTGAATGCTCTGCTCAAACTTGCTCCTGAGATTACCTTTGTTTGCTCCAATCCTGGTGCTAAATCCTTGCGCACTCTGTTTGAGAAACTAGAGGATAAAGCTATTCCAGAACAGGAGCTCAAAATCCTGGTGATGAAAGGGGATGATACTCTCGATTTAGGTGAAGGTCACATCCTAGATTTTATCCCTACCCCTAATCCCCGTTTTCCTGATCAGCTTTGTACCTACGATCCTAAAACTCAAATCCTATTTACAGATAAATTATTTGGTGCTCATGTCTGTGGAGACCAGGTAATGGATGAAGGTTGGAGGGTTTATAACGAAGACCGACGCTATTATTTTGATTGCCTGATGGCACCCCACGCCCGACAGGTGGAAACAGCTTTAGCTAAATTAGCTGACTTTGATGCTAAGCTTTATGCTACCGGTCACGGACCCTTGGTGCGCTATGGCTTTCAAGAACTAACTGAGTCCTATGGTAAATGGAGTAAGCAACAACAAGCTCAAGAGGCAAATGTTGCCCTAATTTATGCGTCAGCTTACGGAAATACTGGCGCGATTGCTCAAGTGATCGCAAGAGGTATCACTAAGGCTGGTGTATCGGTAGAATCCCTTAACTGTGAGGCAGCTGACCCGGAAGAGATTGGAGCTGCTGTCGAGAAAGCAGACGGATTTATCATGGGTTCTCCTACCCTAGGAGGTCACGCACCAACCCAGGTTCAAACCGCTTTGGGTATGGTTTTATCTAGCGCTACGAAAACTAAGCTAGCGGGTGTCTTTGGTTCCTATGGCTGGAGTGGGGAAGCCATTGACCTATTAGAAAGTAAGTTCCGGGATGCCGGTTACCAGTTTGGCTTTGAGACGATTCGGGTCAAATTTAAGCCTACAGACAAAGACCTCAAATACTGTGAAGAAGCTGGTACAGATTTTGCTCAAGCCCTGAAAAAAGCCAAAAAAGCCCGGAAACCCAAGCAACCTGCTGGTGAGTCTTCCGCTGCCCGCACTGAGCAAGCGGTGGGACGGTTGATTGGTTCGTTGTGTGTTGTGACTACTAAACAACAAGACCTGACCGGAGCGATGCTAGCTTCCTGGGTATCTCAAGCTACCTTTACTCCTCCAGGGTTAACCGTAGCGGTAGCTAAAGAACGAGCAGTTGAGTCTTTGATGCACACTGGGGATCATTTTGTCTTGAATGTGTTAGAAGACGGCAAACATTTACCCTTGATGAAGCAGTTTCTCAAACCTTTTAAGCCTGGTGAAGACCGATTTGGTGGGATAAATATAGAAGAAGCAGACAATGGTTGTCCAATTCTAAGTGATGCCCTAGCTTATTTGGAATGTACTGTAGAAAATCGGATGGAATGTGGTGACCACTGGCTAGTTTATGGGGTGGTTAAAAATGGTAAGGTGCTATCTGATGGAGTAACTGCCCTGCATCATCGTAAGTCGGGGACCTATTATTAA